The following proteins come from a genomic window of Campylobacter coli 76339:
- a CDS encoding CrcB protein, with protein MLNTVLVVGLGGFIGAVLRMLSINLINKILPHSISFGTLFVNVLGSFMLGLLFSYAHHKGLSPVIKSFVSTGFLGAFTTFSTFSYENLLLLQSGNYLNFALNILLNIILCLIAVWLGFIIFK; from the coding sequence TTGCTAAATACTGTTTTAGTTGTTGGCCTTGGGGGTTTTATAGGGGCAGTTTTAAGAATGCTTTCTATCAATTTGATAAATAAAATTTTACCTCATTCTATAAGTTTTGGCACTCTTTTTGTTAATGTCTTAGGATCTTTTATGCTAGGACTTTTGTTTTCTTATGCACATCATAAGGGCTTATCTCCTGTGATTAAAAGCTTTGTAAGTACAGGATTTTTAGGGGCTTTTACGACTTTTTCTACTTTTTCTTATGAAAATTTACTGCTTCTACAAAGCGGAAATTATCTTAATTTTGCTTTAAACATTTTATTAAATATAATCCTTTGTCTTATAGCAGTTTGGCTTGGTTTTATAATTTTTAAGTAA
- a CDS encoding 1-acyl-sn-glycerol-3-phosphate acyltransferase → MIYKKIKALYFWFFFIVSVAFVVLCFCFIKSQDILWKIRKSWARFQKNILFCKYEVIGEFDLKANMILMNHQSTLDIIALEDLYPKNLCWIAKKELGEIPLFKIAIKKPKLLCIDRKNPRDLVRVLKEAKQRLSEDRVLAIFPEGTRSRNEKLLKFQSGAKILSDKLDLKVQPILIVDSAKILDTKSFSASSGVLKIICMDLVDTSDDKWLENTRKKMQELLDQERAKLC, encoded by the coding sequence GTGATTTACAAAAAAATTAAAGCTTTATATTTTTGGTTCTTTTTTATCGTAAGTGTAGCTTTTGTTGTGTTATGCTTTTGCTTTATAAAATCTCAAGATATTCTTTGGAAAATTCGAAAATCTTGGGCTAGATTCCAAAAAAATATTCTTTTTTGCAAATATGAAGTCATAGGGGAATTTGATCTTAAGGCAAATATGATTTTAATGAATCATCAAAGCACTTTAGATATTATAGCTTTAGAGGATTTGTATCCTAAAAATTTATGCTGGATTGCTAAAAAAGAATTAGGTGAAATTCCCCTTTTTAAAATTGCTATTAAAAAACCTAAACTTCTTTGTATAGACAGAAAAAATCCACGCGATTTGGTGCGTGTTTTAAAAGAGGCTAAACAAAGACTGAGTGAAGATAGGGTTTTGGCGATTTTTCCCGAAGGAACGCGTTCTAGAAACGAAAAATTACTTAAATTTCAAAGTGGTGCTAAAATTTTAAGCGATAAGCTTGATTTAAAGGTGCAGCCTATTTTAATTGTCGATTCTGCAAAAATTTTAGATACTAAAAGCTTTAGTGCTAGTTCTGGAGTGCTAAAAATCATCTGCATGGATTTAGTGGACACGAGTGATGATAAATGGCTTGAAAATACTAGAAAAAAAATGCAAGAATTACTAGATCAAGAAAGAGCTAAACTTTGCTAA
- a CDS encoding Phosphoribosylformylglycinamidine synthase, glutamine amidotransferase subunit, translating into MKVAIIRFPGTNCEFDTQYAFEKIGVKAQVIWHEEKEINADLVVLPGGFSYGDYLRCAAIAKIAPAMQGVIAHAKRGGYILGICNGFQILLESGLLEGAMKHNNNLSFISKNQNLRVVSNDNAFLKNFKKDEIINLPIAHGEGNYYADEATLKKMQDKDLILLKYEPNPNGSVMDIAGICDENKKIFGLMPHPERACDKILGNDIGLRMLEGFM; encoded by the coding sequence ATGAAAGTTGCTATTATTAGATTTCCTGGAACAAACTGTGAATTTGATACCCAGTATGCTTTTGAAAAAATCGGCGTAAAAGCACAAGTCATTTGGCATGAAGAAAAAGAAATCAATGCAGATTTAGTGGTTTTGCCTGGAGGATTTTCTTATGGAGATTATCTAAGATGTGCAGCAATTGCTAAAATCGCACCTGCTATGCAAGGGGTTATTGCGCATGCAAAAAGAGGTGGATATATTTTAGGAATTTGTAATGGTTTTCAAATTTTGCTTGAAAGTGGACTTTTAGAAGGTGCTATGAAGCATAATAATAATTTAAGCTTTATTTCTAAAAATCAAAATCTAAGAGTTGTTTCAAATGATAATGCTTTTTTAAAGAATTTTAAAAAAGATGAAATTATCAATCTTCCTATTGCTCATGGCGAAGGAAATTATTATGCAGATGAAGCTACCTTGAAAAAAATGCAAGATAAAGATTTAATCCTTTTAAAATACGAGCCAAATCCTAATGGTTCTGTGATGGATATCGCAGGAATTTGCGATGAGAATAAAAAAATATTTGGCCTTATGCCTCATCCAGAGCGCGCTTGTGATAAAATCTTAGGTAATGATATAGGCTTAAGAATGCTCGAAGGTTTTATGTGA
- a CDS encoding Phosphoribosylformylglycinamidine synthase, PurS subunit: protein MKIVVNVFLKNGVLDPQGKAIEKALHSLNFNEVKEARVAKQIILDLDGNDEQKAKERVKNMCEELLVNSVIEDYELIVSEK, encoded by the coding sequence ATGAAAATAGTTGTCAATGTTTTTTTAAAAAATGGTGTTTTAGATCCTCAAGGAAAGGCTATAGAAAAGGCTTTACATTCTTTAAATTTTAACGAGGTAAAAGAAGCAAGAGTAGCTAAACAAATCATACTTGATTTAGATGGGAATGATGAGCAAAAAGCAAAAGAACGCGTAAAAAATATGTGCGAAGAGCTTTTGGTAAATAGTGTGATTGAAGATTATGAGCTTATTGTAAGTGAGAAATGA
- a CDS encoding Putative periplasmic protein, with product MRIILFLVFACLSLFAQSEISVFSGQDENMQKELQKLPKEEQQIYQNIAPSDENSDFDSNIYDPFIPQSSLVLTTDDYLSKVYVGEAFPIILHAKTTENTNFDFNITLQKSKDLVFLNPDLKWEYNKGDYRAILWFEAKTSNANLEQISVSLLRNGKVFQTASIKIGAIQFENTPNNKNFSHLVASSLEVKKIKTSYFDDSNIITMIELSATNTNLKSFFINGIEKQGIENLKGDFNSSNAFYYAIFPSTKTDFEFSYFNKDTKKMENMNFKLKISDDEVSTQSDLNPTNRDFNIYKQYALWILTLILALWFVWKKNYFILAGALLCFILSFLVDTNTENAILKAGSRAKILPTEPSTYFYTANSNEKVEVLGKRLHYVKVLFQDGKIGWVESSDLQKN from the coding sequence GTGAGAATAATACTTTTTCTAGTTTTTGCTTGCTTGAGTCTTTTTGCTCAAAGTGAAATCTCCGTTTTTAGCGGTCAAGATGAAAACATGCAAAAGGAGCTGCAAAAACTTCCAAAAGAAGAACAACAAATTTATCAAAATATTGCTCCAAGCGATGAAAATTCTGATTTTGATAGCAATATATACGATCCTTTTATACCTCAAAGTTCTTTAGTTCTTACAACAGATGATTATCTTAGCAAAGTATATGTTGGGGAGGCCTTTCCCATAATACTTCATGCTAAAACTACAGAAAATACAAATTTTGACTTTAATATCACTTTGCAAAAAAGCAAGGATTTGGTTTTTTTAAATCCTGATTTAAAATGGGAATATAACAAAGGTGATTATAGAGCTATTTTGTGGTTTGAGGCCAAAACTTCAAATGCAAATTTGGAACAAATTTCAGTCAGTCTTTTAAGAAATGGAAAAGTTTTTCAAACTGCTAGTATTAAGATAGGCGCTATACAGTTTGAAAATACGCCTAATAATAAAAACTTTTCACATCTTGTGGCAAGTTCTTTGGAAGTTAAAAAAATCAAAACCAGTTATTTTGATGATTCAAATATCATTACAATGATCGAATTAAGCGCCACAAATACAAATCTTAAGAGTTTTTTTATAAATGGGATTGAGAAGCAGGGTATTGAGAATTTAAAGGGTGATTTTAATTCTTCTAATGCTTTTTATTATGCTATTTTTCCATCGACTAAAACGGATTTTGAATTTTCTTACTTCAATAAAGATACCAAAAAAATGGAAAATATGAACTTTAAACTCAAAATCAGTGATGATGAAGTAAGTACTCAAAGCGATTTAAATCCTACAAATAGAGATTTTAATATTTATAAACAATACGCTCTTTGGATTTTAACTCTTATTTTGGCGTTATGGTTTGTTTGGAAGAAAAATTATTTTATTTTAGCGGGAGCACTTTTGTGTTTTATACTCAGTTTTCTTGTGGATACTAACACAGAAAATGCGATTTTAAAAGCAGGTTCTAGAGCAAAAATTTTACCTACTGAACCATCGACTTATTTTTATACGGCAAATTCTAATGAAAAAGTTGAGGTGTTGGGTAAAAGACTTCATTATGTCAAAGTCCTTTTTCAAGATGGCAAAATAGGATGGGTTGAAAGTAGTGATTTACAAAAAAATTAA